The following nucleotide sequence is from Azospirillum brasilense.
GCACCGTGTATGGCGCCGGATGCGGTCCCGTTACTCGCGGTTGCCCATGAGCTGGAGGAGCATCTGGAAGAGGTTGATGAAGTTCAGGTAGAGCGAGAGGGCGCCCATGACGGCGAGCTTGGTGTTGGCCTCATGGCCGTAGCCCTCGGCGTACTCCTCCTTGATGCGCTGGGTGTCGTAGGCGGTCAGGCCGGTGAAGATGACCACGCCGAGCACCGAGACGGCGAACTGCAGGGCGCTGGAGCCGATGAAGATGTTGACCAGGCTGGCGATGACGATGCCGATCAGGCCCATCATCAGGAACGAGCCCATCTTCGACAGGTCGGCCTTGGTGGTGTAGCCCCACAGGCTCATCGCCGCGAACATCGCCGCGGTGATGAAGAACACCCGCGCCACGCTGGCCCCGGTGAAGACCAGGAAGATCGACGCCATCGACACGCCCATCACCGCGCAGAAGGCCCAGAACAGCCCCTGCAGCGCGCTCGCCGACATCGCGTGGAAACGGAAGGACAGCACCATGATGAAGGCCAGCGGCGCCAGCATCACCACCCACTTCAGCGGGGTCGTGAAGATCGGCACATACAGCGCCGGCGTGCTCGCCACGAACAGCGCCACCAGACCGGTCACGCCAAGGCCGAGCATCATGAAGTTGTAAACCCGCAGCATGTGCTTGCGCAGGCCCTCGTCGAACGCCGCACGGTCCACGCCCGCGGCGCCGGCGCCCCAACGACTCTGGTTGGGATACTGGTCGAACATTGCGAAAACTCCCTCGTTCAAGCCTTTGACCGGCGGGCCTTTGACCGGCAAGCCTCGGACCGGCGGCGGGCACATGGCAGCGGATCGGCCGCGGCAAAGCGGCGGCGGGACGGTGTGGCTGCGCTGTCCATCGAAGAAACCCTCCAGATGCGGTCACGCCCGTCGGCGCAAAAGCAGATGAAGAGGTCCGACATCGCGGCCGACGACTCAGCTGCCAGAGGGGCCCGGACCCTGATTGCCCTAATAGTTGGCCGTGTGGCCGGCGCCTTTCAAGATGCCCGCCCGGTCACAGGTTCCACACGAACGGGAGCTTGGAACACGCGCGCCTGTTCCCATATGGCGGCTGGAGCGCACAGTTCCGACAGGCCGGGGCGCCGCGTTTTCCGTCAACAACCTTCAGAGCCGGATCAACAAGATGGAGAGTGCCGCGTTGAGCGACCAGCACCACAGACGCCTCGAACGGCGGGTGGATCGCATCCAGGAGAAGCTTCCCGACTCCATGGCGCGGGTGCTGGCTTGGCTCCGCGAGCCGCGGGCGACCTGGGTGCGCGTCCCCGCCGGGCTGCTGCTGATTCTCGGCGGGCTGTTCAGCTTCCTGCCCGTTCTGGGCATCTGGATGCTGCCCCTCGGCCTCGTTCTGCTCGCCTACGACGTTCCGTTCCTTCGCCCGCCGATCAACCGCGCGCTGGTGCGCGGCGAGCGGCGCTGGAAGGAGTGGAAGCGGCGGCGCCGCGCCGCTTCCTCGTCCTCGTGACCATCGTCCTCCCGACCGTCCCGCTGCGTCAGGAATAGGACCCGGTGCGGGCCGGCGTGCGCTCCAGGGGCCCTTCGCCGGGGCTGTAGCGCTCCGAGCGCGGACCGGACAGACGGTCGTGGTCCTCGTCCGCCACCATCGCCTTCAGCGGGCAATGGCCGCTCATGCCGCGGGCCACCAGGGCGGCGCCGGCCAGCCCCATGATGGCGCCCCGCACGTCGGCGCCGCGGCGCACGCCGCCCGCCGCCATGACGAGGCCGAGGCCGGTGGACACGGCGCGTTCCAGCGGCCCGAGGTTCCGCGCGCCTCCAAAGAAGCGGTCGTAGGTGTGTCGGATGGCGTTTTCGGCGCTCATGCCTGAAGTCTCCCGGCTGTGCCCGGCGCGAAAGGGATGCCGAAGCGGCGCCGGGCGGTCCTGACTGCAACGCCCGCCCAGCCATCCGGGTTCCCGGACGCGCAACGCAACCGGACACGCACAATGGCGACAATGCGGTGACACTTGCCGAAGGATTGGTACAATGTCATCATTGTCCCTATGACAAATTGGGTTCCTGATCTGGAGGGCCGGCAAGGCCCCCGTTACCGCGCCATCGCCGATGCCCTGTCCGATGACATCGCCGGCGGCCGGCTCGCTCCGGGCACACGGCTCCCCACCCACCGCGACCTCGCCTACCGCCTCGGCGTCACCGTCGGCACCATCACCCGCGCCTACACGGAGGCGGAAAAGCGCGGGTTGATCGGCGGCGAGGTCGGGCGCGGTACCTTCGTGCAGGGGCAGCGGCACATGCCCCCCTCAGACCCCTTCAGCTGGACGCCGCGACCCGAACCCTCGGTTATCAACATGACGGTCGTGACTCCGGAGCACCCGATGTCGGTGCCGATGATGGGCGCCACCCTGGCCGCCATCGGCGCGTCGCCGAATCTTGGGGCGCTGCTGGAATACGCGCCGCACGCCGGCCTGCCCGCCCACCGCGCAGCCGGGGCGCAATGGCTCAGCCGTCAGCACCGGGCGGCGGCTTCACCCGACACCGTCCTGCTGACCACCGGCGCGCAGAACGCCATGGCGGTGGCGCTGGCCGCGGTGGCTCGTCCCGGCGACGTCGTGCTGACGGAGCGGCTGACCAATTACGGCATGAAGACGCTGAGCGCGGTCGAGGGCTACCATCTGGAGGGCATCGCCATCGACGACCATGGTGTGGTCCCGGACAGTTTCGACAGCGCCTGCCGCCGTCTGGCGCCCAGGGCGCTGTATCTGGTGCCGACCCTGCACAACCCCACCGCCTCCGTCATGCCGCAGGCCCGACGCATGGAGATCGCGACCATCGCCCGCCGCTACGGGGTGATGCTGGTGGAGGACGACGTGTTCGGCTTCCTGGTGCATGACGTGAAGCCCATCCAGGCCATCGCCCCGGACGTCACCGTCTACGTGAACAGCCTGTCCAAGAGCGTGTCCGCCGGCCTGCGCGTCGGCTACGTCGTCGCTCCGCCGGCCCTGGTGCCGCGGGTCGAGGCGGTCATCCGCGCCCTGCAATACTCCTCCCCGCCCCTGCCGCCGGAGGTCGCGACACGCTGGATCACCGACGGCAGCGCCGACCGCATCGCCGAAGCCCAGCGCGGGGAAGCCATCGCGCGCCAGCAGATCGCCCGCTCCATCCTGCCTGCCAGCGCCGTCTGCGGACACGCGTCGGCGCAGCATCTCTGGCTGGTCCTGCCCGAACCCTGGCGGCGCGACGACTTCATCGCCGAGGCGATGCGCCGCGGCGTTAAGGTGACCGGCGGCGACGTGTTCGCCGTGGGCCGGGCCAGCGCGCCCCACGCCGTGCGGCTGGGCCTCTGCCACCCGCACAGCCGGGACGAGCTGGCGCGCGGCCTGCGCACGCTGGCCGACCTGCTCGAGAATCCGCAGACAGCGATGCTGTCGATCGTGTGAGGAGACGGAACGGCCGCGCCCTTACGGGAACGGCCGGACCGTGTGCAGGTGGTTCAACGGGCCGTGGCCGTGCCCGAAACCGGGGGCGGAGCGGATGGCCTCGTCCACATAGGCGCGGGCGCGGGCCACCGAATCGCGCACGCCCAACCCCTGGGCAATGCCGGCGGCGATGGCCGAGGCCAGGGTGCAGCCGGTGCCGTGGGTGTGCGGGGTGTGGATGCGCCGCCCCTCGAACACCTCCTCGCCATCCTCGGTGAGCAGCAGGTCGCACAGCCGCTCGTCCTCCAGATGACCGCCCTTCAGCAGGACGGCCTTCGGCCCGAAGGTGCGGATCATCTCGGCGGCGCGGCGCATATCGTCCAGGTTGCGCACCGGGATGTTGGTCAGCGCCTCGGCCTCCGGCAGGTTCGGGGTGACCAGCTCCGCATGGGGCAGCAGGCGCTTGCGCAGGGTCTGCACGGCGTCCGGCTCCAGAAGGAAATGGCCGCTCTTCGACACCATCACCGGATCGACGACCAGGGGGACATTGATCGCCCGCGCCTCATACTCGCCGGCCACCGCCTCGATGACGGCGGCGTTGGCGAGCATGCCGATCTTGATGCTGTCGGCCCCGAGATCCTCCAGCACCACCTTCATCTGCAGGGCGACGAAGGCCGGGTCAACGGGCAGCACGCCATAGACCCCCGTCGTGTTCTGCGCGGTCAGCGCCGCGATGGCGGTCATGGCGAAGGCGTTCAGCGCGCTGACCGCCTTGATGTCCGCCTGGATGCCGGCACCGCCGCCGGAATCGGACCCGGCGACGATGAGAACACGGCCGTTGATCGGGTGGGCCTGCATCGGGATTGCTTCCGTCTGGTCGTCTGGTTGGAGGGTTGGCCTTAGGAGGCGGTCTCCAGCCGGGCAGCGTCCGTGATGGCGCCGGCAATGTCGGCCACCACCGCGTGCACCAGCCCTTCGTCGTCGCCTTCCGCCATGACGCGGATCACCGGCTCGGTCCCCGACTTGCGGATCAGGATGCGTCCCGATCCGTTCAGCCGCGCCTCGCCGTCGCGGATCGCCGCCTGGACGGAGGCGATCTCCAGCGGCTTCGAACCGGCGGCGAAGCGGACGTTGGTCAGCTTCTGCGGCACCGGGGCGAAGACCTGGCAGACCTCGCTGGCCGCCCGCCCGCCGGACTGGATCAGCACCGCCAGGACCTGGAGTGCGGCGATCAGCCCGTCGCCGGTCGTGGAGTAGTCGGACAGCACGACGTGCCCCGACTGCTCCCCACCGACGTTGTAGCCGTGCTCGCGCATATGTTCCACCACATAGCGGTCGCCGACCGGGGTACGGACCAGCGCGATGCCCAGCCCCTGAAGGTGCCGTTCCATGCCCAGGTTGGACATCACCGTGGCGACCACGCCGCCGCCCTTCAGCGTCTGCGCCTGCGCCCAGGAGGAGGCGATCAGCGCCATCACCTGATCGCCGTCGACGACGCGCCCGGCCTCGTCGACCATGATCAGGCGGTCGGCGTCGCCGTCTAGCGCAATGCCCAGATGGGCGCCATGGGCCACCACCTGCTCCTGCAGGGTCCGGGTGGCGGTGGCGCCGCAGTCCTTGTTGATGTTCAGGCCGTCCGGGTTGACCCCGACAGGGATGACGTCGGCCCCCAGCTCGTACAGAACCTTCGGGGCGACGCGGTAGGCGGCGCCATTGGCGCAGTCCACGACGATCTTCAGCCCGTCCAGCCGCAGGCCGCGCGGGAAGGTGTTCTTCACATACTCGATGTAGCGGCCCGTCGAATCCTCAAGGCGCGAGGCGCGGCCGAGATCGGCGGAGCCGGCGAGGTCCGGCGCGAAGGGCTGACCCATGCGCGTCTCGATGGCGATCTCCACCGCGTCCGACAGCTTGTAGCCGTCCGGCCCGAACAGCTTGATGCCGTTGTCCTGATACGGGTTGTGCGAGGCGGAGATCATCACGCCGAGGTCGGCGCGAAGCGAGCGCGTCAGCATGGCGACGGCGGGCGTCGGCAGCGGGCCGAGCAGCACCACGTCCATGCCCATGGAGATGAAGCCCGCGGTCAGCGCCGGCTCCAGAAGATAACCCGACAGACGGGTGTCCTTGCCGATCACCACACGGTGCCGGTGGTCACCCCGGCGGAACTGCAAAGCGGACGCCATCGCGACGCGCAGGGCGGTTTCCGCCGTCATCGGGTCGATGTTGGCGGTGCCACGGATGCCGTCGGTGCCGAACAGGTGTCGCGTCATGAAATCCCTCAGGAATAGGCCAGTCACTGTACCGCAATCGCGGATGTGGTGAGAAGGTCATCGCTTGCCGCGGGGGCAGGGTCAAGAACCCTTCCGCGCAGACGCCAAAGGATTACGTGCGCGCTTCGATCACGGCACCCTTGCAGGATGCAGCCCCTCCCAGACGGCGCGCGCCTGGATCGTTTGGGGAACGTCATGCACACGCAGGATCTGCGCGCCCTGGTTCAGCGTTTCCAGCCCCCCGGCCAGCGAGCCGGCCAGACGTTCCTTCGGCGGCTCGCTGCGCGACAGCTTGCCGATCAGGGTCTTGCGCGACAGCCCGATCAGCAGGGCGCAGCCCAGCCCGTGATAAAGGGCGGTGTGGCGCAGGATGTCGAGATTGTGCTCCACCGTCTTGCCGAAGCCGATCCCGGGATCGATGGCGATGCGCTCCAGCGCCACCCCGGCGGCGAGGCAGGCCTCCACCCGCTCCTCCAGCCAGTCGAACACGTCAAGCGCCGCGTCGTCATAGACCGGATTCTGCTGCATGGTGCCGGGTTCGCCCCGCATGTGCATGACGACCACCGGTGCCGCCTTCTCCACCACCAGTGGCAGCGCGCCGGGATCGCGCAGACCGGCCACGTCGTTGATCAGCACCGCACCGGCGTCGAGCGCCGCGCGCATAACCCGCGTATGCCGCGTGTCCACCGACACCACGGCGCCCTTGGCCGCGAAGTGGCGGACCACCGGCAGGACTCGGGCCTCCTCCTCCTCGGGCGACACGGGGGCGGAGCCGGGACGGGTGGATTCGCCGCCGACGTCCAGCAGGTCGGCGCCGGCCTCCAGCATCGCTTCGCCGTGGGCGATGGCGGTCCCGGCGTCGAAGAAGTCGCCACCGTCGGAAAAGCTGTCCGGCGTCACGTTGACAATCGCCATGATGCGCGGGCGCCCGAGGTCCAGCCCGCCGAACGGCGCCCTTCCGCGGGTCAGCGCGCCCAGCCGCTTGTCGAGGCTCTGCGCCACGGTGGTGCCGCGCTCCCACCCCCAGGCCATGATTTCGGTCAGCGGCGCGAAGGCCCGCTCGATCCGCGCCCCCTGTCGGACGATCAACTGGGCGGTGGTGAAGGAAAAGCGCCCGCCGGCCAACGGCACCGCCGCCCCGGCGCTCCAGGCGGCGATGGGCAGCAGCCCGACCGGCCTCAGATAGACGCGGACCCCGCTTTCCCCCGCCCAGGGCGCGAAGGAGGCGAGCGAGCCGGCGGCGGATTTCGGGGCGGGCTTGGCGATCGGGGGCATGGCGACGGTTCGTGCAGCGGAACGGATGACCGCAGCCTGTCACGGCGGGAAGCCCCGACGCAAGAGACTGCGGTCCACTCTTTCACTCGAACGCCGTCGCGCTTGGCGTTACGCGCTGGTTATGCGCTCTTGGGCAACGGGGCCAGGGCGGCCAGCATCTGCTTCTTGCGCTCCCCGTAGATGCTGCCGAGTTCCTCGGCGCGCTTGTCGTCGAGCGCCTTCTTGGCCTCCTCGAACAGCTCCTCCTCCTCCTCGTCGAGGTGGTGACGGGTGACTTCGCCGAGCACCTGGAGCTTCGCCTTCCAGGCCGTGCTGTCGGCGGGCATGGCGTTCAGCTCGTCGAGGAAGCCGTTGATGATGTGGTGCTCGTTCAGTCCTTCGGTGGTTTCCTGCTTGGTGTTCTTCGCCTTGGACAGCGACTGGTAGAAGACGGCCTCCTCGATCTTGCCATGGGCCCACAGCTCGCGCTGCAAGTCCTCGTAGGCGGCGCGCCCGTCGCCGTCCGCTTTCTCGGCCGCGTCGAGCAGGCGGCGGATGGTGTCGTGGTCCTGCTTGATCCGGTCGAAGATGCTGGTCATGGGGCCTGTCCCGTTGTTGCGGTGTCTCGACGGGACTCAACCCTGGTCCGGATATGGTGTTCCCGGTGCCAAACGGGGTCAGCCATGCCGAACCATCCAGTGCAGGCTGAACAGGCTCTGCTCGTCGGTCCAGCTCCGCTCCGTGTGCCAGCCGGCGCGGGCGGCGAGGCGGCGGAAGCCGGGGACGGAGTATTTGTAGGAGTTCTCGGTGTGGATCGTCTCGCCGCGGGCAAAGCGGATGGGATGGCCGGCGATGCGGACGGTCTGGTCGTCCAGGCTGCACAGATGCATCTCGATCCGCCCACGCGCCGTGTCGTAGCGGGCGACATGGGCGAAGCGCTCCAGATCGAAGGTGCCGTCCAGCTCGCGGTTGATGCGGGCGAGCAGGTTCATGTTGAAGGCGGCGGTCACACCGCGCGCGTCGTCGTAGGCGGCCTCCAGCACCGCCGGGTCCTTGCGCAGGTCAACCCCGATCAGCAGCCGCGCCCCGTAACCGAGACGCCGCCCGAGAGTGTTCAGGAAGGTCATCGCCTCCGCAGGCCGGAAATTGCCGATGGTGCTGCCGGGGAAGAAAGCCATCGTCCGTTCCGGCACGACGCCCCGCGGCAGGGCGAAGCCCCGCACATAATCGGCGGCCACCGGCACCACCGTCAACGCTGGGTAGTCGCCGGCCAGCCGGGCGGCGGCGGCGATCAGATGGTCGCGGCTGATGTCCACCGGCACATACATGGCCGGCGCGTCCAGCGCATCGAGCAGGATGCGCACCTTGACGCTCGACCCGCTGCCCAGTTCCACCAAGGTGGCGCCCCGCCCGGCAAGAGCGGCGATCTCATCCGCGCGGTCGTGCAGCAGCGCGGTCTCGGTCCGCGTCGGGTAGTATTCGTCAAGCGTGCAGATCACGTCGAACAGGGCCGAGCCCTCGGCGTCGTAGAAGTACTTGCAGGGCAGGCTCTTGTCCGGGCGGGACAGGCCCTCCAGCACATCGGACAGGAACACGTCGTCCGGCGCCGGATGGGCGCGGGCGGCGGAAATTGCGGTCATCAGGCGTCCTCCGCGAGGCGCACGCCGCTGAACATCCAGCGTTGGTGCGGATAGAAGAAATTCCGGTAGGTGGCGCGGGCATGGCCGTCCGGCGTGGCGCAGCATCCGCCGCGCAGCACATACTGGTTGGCCATGAACTTGCCGTTGTATTCGCCGACCGCCCCGGCGGCGGGACGGAAGCCCGGGTAGCCGCTGTAGGCGCCGGACGTCCATTCCCAGACGTCGCCGAACATTTGGGCAAACCCTTCGTCCGCTGCGGCGGCCACCGGGCGCAGCAGCCCGCTGCCCAGCGTGTTGCCGGTGGCGGGAATGCCGGCGGCGGCGGTTTCCCACTCGGCCTCCGTCGGCAGGCGCTTGCCGGCCCAGCGGGCGAAGGCGTCGGCCTCGTAGAAGCCGACGTGGCAGACCGGCGCGCCCTCGTCCAGCGGATGCTCGCCCAGCAGGGTGAACTCCCGCCAGCCGCCGTCCTCACCGCGCCGCCAGTAGGCCGGCGCCTCCCACCCCTCGGTGTTGACCGTGGCCCAGCCGTCGGACAGCCAGAGCGCCGGATTGCGATAGCCGCCGTCCTCGACGAAGGCCAGCCACTCCCCGTTGGTCACCGCGCGGGAGAACAGGCGGAAGGGGCGCAGCAGCACCTCGTGCCGCGGCCCCTCGTTGTCGAAGGCGAAGCCCTCGCCGCCGTGGCCGACCGCGACGATCCCGCCGTCCACCGCGATCCAGCGCCCCTCATGGGCGGGGCCGCGCAAGGCCGGGCGGAAGGGCCGATAGGCCGGCGCGACCGGGTTGCAGGAGAAGAGGTGCAGCAGGTCCATCAGGATCAGTTCCTGATGCTGCTCCTCGTGCGCAAGACCGAGCGTCACCAGCGGGGCCAGCCGCTCGGCGTCGCCACGCTCCAGCAGGGTCAGCATGGCGGCGTCGACATGGTCGCGGTAGGCCGCCACCTCGGCCACGCCGGGCCGCGTCACCAGACCGCGCCGGGGCCGCGGATGGCGGGCCCCCACGGTTTCGTAATAGGAGTTGAAGAGATAGCCGAAGGCCGGATCGAAAGGTCGGTAGCCCGGCAGATTCGGGATCAGCAGAAAGGTTTCGAAGAACCACGTCGTGTGGGCCAGATGCCATTTGACCGGGCTGGCGTCCGGCATGGACTGCACCACCTGATCCTCCGGCGACAGCCCGACGGCCAGTTCCGCCGAGGTGGCGCGCACCCGGCGGAATCGGTCGGCGAGTCCGCCGGCTTTGGCGGCTGTTTTGAGCATGGGCGCTGTGTCCTCCCCCGCCTGACAGGTTCCGGTAAAGCTGTGCCGCTTCGCTGACCCGCCAACCCTCCTTTCGGAGTGGCCCGGACGCACCGTCCGGCGGCAACGCTCCGCCGCACCGCCTGTTCACAGCGGATGACGCCTCGATTCCGATAATCGAACGATGGAGGAAGGAGACCCATGCAACCGCGGCTCAAACCCATAGACGAACAGGTGATCGTCATCACCGGCGCGTCGAGCGGCATCGGTCTGGTCACCGCCCGCATGGCCGCCCGGCAGGGCGCGAAGGTCGTCCTGGTCGCCCGCGACCGCGACGCGCTCGCCCAGGCGGCCGAGGAGATTCGCGCCGCGGGCGGGGACGCGATCCACTGCGTCGCCGACGTGGCCGACCCCGATGCCCTGCGGCGGGTGGCCGACGCGGCGGTCCGCAGCTATGGCCGGATCGACACCTGGGTGAACAACGCCGGCGTGGCGATCATCGGCAAGCTCCTGGACACCGCCCCGGACGACCACCGCCGCCTGTTCGAGACGAACTACTGGGGCGTGGTCAACGGCTCGCTGGCCGCCATCCCTCACCTGCGGCGGAACGGCGGGGCGCTGATCAACATCGGCAGCGTGCTGTCCGACCGCGCCATCCCGCTTCAGGGCGCCTATGTCGCCACAAAGCACGCCGTGAAGGGCTTCACCGACGCGTTGCGCATGGAGCTGGAGGCGGAAGGCTTGCCCATCTCGGTCAGCCTGATCAAGCCGGCGGCCGTCGACAGCCTGTACGAGGACCATGCCCTGAACCTGATGGAGGTGGAGCCGAACAACCCGCCCCCGGTCTACGCGCCGGAGGTCGTGGCGAAGGCCATCCTGCATTGCGCCCGCCGGCCGATGCGTGACCTTTATGTCGGCGGCGGTGCCAAGCTGTTCGCGCTGGCGGAGACCTTCGCGCCGCGGCTCACCGACCGGATCATGGAGCGGACCCTGCCGCGCGTCATCCGCTCCGGCGGGCCGCTCCGCCCGCGCAACGACGCCCTGCACAGCCACGGCGACGATGGGCGGGAGCGCGCCGGCCGGCATCGCCTCGTGCGCGAAACCAGCCTCTACACCGAGGCCAGGATGCACCCCTGGATCACCGCCGCGGTGGTCGCCGGCTTCGGGATCCTGGCCGGAACGGCGGTGGCGCGCGGTTGGGTGCGGGACAATGACGGGTCGGGCGACGGCGATGCGGCCGGGCTGAACCGCCACCGCCGATCGATGCAGCGCCATCGCGACCGGATGGACGAGGAGCGGAGCACCATCGGCCACAACGCGAAGCCCGCTTGGCAAGCCGCGGAGGAAGGTGTGGTGACCTTTCCCCGCTGACCGCCGCTACACCGGCACCCTGGCCATCGG
It contains:
- a CDS encoding Bax inhibitor-1/YccA family protein, with translation MFDQYPNQSRWGAGAAGVDRAAFDEGLRKHMLRVYNFMMLGLGVTGLVALFVASTPALYVPIFTTPLKWVVMLAPLAFIMVLSFRFHAMSASALQGLFWAFCAVMGVSMASIFLVFTGASVARVFFITAAMFAAMSLWGYTTKADLSKMGSFLMMGLIGIVIASLVNIFIGSSALQFAVSVLGVVIFTGLTAYDTQRIKEEYAEGYGHEANTKLAVMGALSLYLNFINLFQMLLQLMGNRE
- a CDS encoding YgaP family membrane protein yields the protein MSAENAIRHTYDRFFGGARNLGPLERAVSTGLGLVMAAGGVRRGADVRGAIMGLAGAALVARGMSGHCPLKAMVADEDHDRLSGPRSERYSPGEGPLERTPARTGSYS
- a CDS encoding PLP-dependent aminotransferase family protein translates to MTNWVPDLEGRQGPRYRAIADALSDDIAGGRLAPGTRLPTHRDLAYRLGVTVGTITRAYTEAEKRGLIGGEVGRGTFVQGQRHMPPSDPFSWTPRPEPSVINMTVVTPEHPMSVPMMGATLAAIGASPNLGALLEYAPHAGLPAHRAAGAQWLSRQHRAAASPDTVLLTTGAQNAMAVALAAVARPGDVVLTERLTNYGMKTLSAVEGYHLEGIAIDDHGVVPDSFDSACRRLAPRALYLVPTLHNPTASVMPQARRMEIATIARRYGVMLVEDDVFGFLVHDVKPIQAIAPDVTVYVNSLSKSVSAGLRVGYVVAPPALVPRVEAVIRALQYSSPPLPPEVATRWITDGSADRIAEAQRGEAIARQQIARSILPASAVCGHASAQHLWLVLPEPWRRDDFIAEAMRRGVKVTGGDVFAVGRASAPHAVRLGLCHPHSRDELARGLRTLADLLENPQTAMLSIV
- the thiD gene encoding bifunctional hydroxymethylpyrimidine kinase/phosphomethylpyrimidine kinase, which gives rise to MQAHPINGRVLIVAGSDSGGGAGIQADIKAVSALNAFAMTAIAALTAQNTTGVYGVLPVDPAFVALQMKVVLEDLGADSIKIGMLANAAVIEAVAGEYEARAINVPLVVDPVMVSKSGHFLLEPDAVQTLRKRLLPHAELVTPNLPEAEALTNIPVRNLDDMRRAAEMIRTFGPKAVLLKGGHLEDERLCDLLLTEDGEEVFEGRRIHTPHTHGTGCTLASAIAAGIAQGLGVRDSVARARAYVDEAIRSAPGFGHGHGPLNHLHTVRPFP
- the glmM gene encoding phosphoglucosamine mutase, with amino-acid sequence MTRHLFGTDGIRGTANIDPMTAETALRVAMASALQFRRGDHRHRVVIGKDTRLSGYLLEPALTAGFISMGMDVVLLGPLPTPAVAMLTRSLRADLGVMISASHNPYQDNGIKLFGPDGYKLSDAVEIAIETRMGQPFAPDLAGSADLGRASRLEDSTGRYIEYVKNTFPRGLRLDGLKIVVDCANGAAYRVAPKVLYELGADVIPVGVNPDGLNINKDCGATATRTLQEQVVAHGAHLGIALDGDADRLIMVDEAGRVVDGDQVMALIASSWAQAQTLKGGGVVATVMSNLGMERHLQGLGIALVRTPVGDRYVVEHMREHGYNVGGEQSGHVVLSDYSTTGDGLIAALQVLAVLIQSGGRAASEVCQVFAPVPQKLTNVRFAAGSKPLEIASVQAAIRDGEARLNGSGRILIRKSGTEPVIRVMAEGDDEGLVHAVVADIAGAITDAARLETAS
- the folP gene encoding dihydropteroate synthase, with product MPPIAKPAPKSAAGSLASFAPWAGESGVRVYLRPVGLLPIAAWSAGAAVPLAGGRFSFTTAQLIVRQGARIERAFAPLTEIMAWGWERGTTVAQSLDKRLGALTRGRAPFGGLDLGRPRIMAIVNVTPDSFSDGGDFFDAGTAIAHGEAMLEAGADLLDVGGESTRPGSAPVSPEEEEARVLPVVRHFAAKGAVVSVDTRHTRVMRAALDAGAVLINDVAGLRDPGALPLVVEKAAPVVVMHMRGEPGTMQQNPVYDDAALDVFDWLEERVEACLAAGVALERIAIDPGIGFGKTVEHNLDILRHTALYHGLGCALLIGLSRKTLIGKLSRSEPPKERLAGSLAGGLETLNQGAQILRVHDVPQTIQARAVWEGLHPARVP
- a CDS encoding hemerythrin domain-containing protein yields the protein MTSIFDRIKQDHDTIRRLLDAAEKADGDGRAAYEDLQRELWAHGKIEEAVFYQSLSKAKNTKQETTEGLNEHHIINGFLDELNAMPADSTAWKAKLQVLGEVTRHHLDEEEEELFEEAKKALDDKRAEELGSIYGERKKQMLAALAPLPKSA
- the egtD gene encoding L-histidine N(alpha)-methyltransferase, yielding MTAISAARAHPAPDDVFLSDVLEGLSRPDKSLPCKYFYDAEGSALFDVICTLDEYYPTRTETALLHDRADEIAALAGRGATLVELGSGSSVKVRILLDALDAPAMYVPVDISRDHLIAAAARLAGDYPALTVVPVAADYVRGFALPRGVVPERTMAFFPGSTIGNFRPAEAMTFLNTLGRRLGYGARLLIGVDLRKDPAVLEAAYDDARGVTAAFNMNLLARINRELDGTFDLERFAHVARYDTARGRIEMHLCSLDDQTVRIAGHPIRFARGETIHTENSYKYSVPGFRRLAARAGWHTERSWTDEQSLFSLHWMVRHG
- the egtB gene encoding ergothioneine biosynthesis protein EgtB, whose protein sequence is MLKTAAKAGGLADRFRRVRATSAELAVGLSPEDQVVQSMPDASPVKWHLAHTTWFFETFLLIPNLPGYRPFDPAFGYLFNSYYETVGARHPRPRRGLVTRPGVAEVAAYRDHVDAAMLTLLERGDAERLAPLVTLGLAHEEQHQELILMDLLHLFSCNPVAPAYRPFRPALRGPAHEGRWIAVDGGIVAVGHGGEGFAFDNEGPRHEVLLRPFRLFSRAVTNGEWLAFVEDGGYRNPALWLSDGWATVNTEGWEAPAYWRRGEDGGWREFTLLGEHPLDEGAPVCHVGFYEADAFARWAGKRLPTEAEWETAAAGIPATGNTLGSGLLRPVAAAADEGFAQMFGDVWEWTSGAYSGYPGFRPAAGAVGEYNGKFMANQYVLRGGCCATPDGHARATYRNFFYPHQRWMFSGVRLAEDA
- a CDS encoding SDR family oxidoreductase codes for the protein MQPRLKPIDEQVIVITGASSGIGLVTARMAARQGAKVVLVARDRDALAQAAEEIRAAGGDAIHCVADVADPDALRRVADAAVRSYGRIDTWVNNAGVAIIGKLLDTAPDDHRRLFETNYWGVVNGSLAAIPHLRRNGGALINIGSVLSDRAIPLQGAYVATKHAVKGFTDALRMELEAEGLPISVSLIKPAAVDSLYEDHALNLMEVEPNNPPPVYAPEVVAKAILHCARRPMRDLYVGGGAKLFALAETFAPRLTDRIMERTLPRVIRSGGPLRPRNDALHSHGDDGRERAGRHRLVRETSLYTEARMHPWITAAVVAGFGILAGTAVARGWVRDNDGSGDGDAAGLNRHRRSMQRHRDRMDEERSTIGHNAKPAWQAAEEGVVTFPR